The following proteins are co-located in the Pedobacter sp. FW305-3-2-15-E-R2A2 genome:
- a CDS encoding RidA family protein produces MKKFKSALFIITLSIMATQVKSQEISNPKGLYDPRPHGYSHVATVPANSTLVFVAGQAGTDEKGNLSSDFRTQVKYTLKNIDIALKSKGLAYQHIVKLTTLVVNYDSEKHKVLIEESKKVWPDGKYPVNTLIPVSRLALDGMQIEIDATAVLIND; encoded by the coding sequence AAGCATTATGGCAACTCAGGTTAAATCACAGGAAATCAGCAACCCGAAGGGACTTTACGATCCTCGTCCGCATGGATACTCACATGTAGCCACTGTTCCCGCCAACAGCACATTGGTCTTTGTTGCCGGGCAGGCAGGAACTGACGAAAAAGGAAATCTCTCTTCGGATTTCAGGACTCAGGTAAAGTATACCCTCAAAAACATCGACATCGCACTTAAAAGTAAGGGATTGGCATACCAGCATATTGTTAAGCTAACTACACTTGTCGTCAATTATGATTCAGAAAAGCACAAAGTGCTCATCGAGGAAAGTAAAAAAGTATGGCCTGACGGGAAATATCCGGTAAACACCCTCATTCCGGTTTCCAGACTCGCCTTGGATGGGATGCAGATTGAGATTGACGCAACAGCCGTCCTGATCAACGATTAA
- a CDS encoding S-adenosyl-l-methionine hydroxide adenosyltransferase family protein, whose translation MKIKLLPLVYLLFALSFCHTASAQNKIVVFQSDFGLKDGAVSAMKGVAMGVSTDLKLYDLSHEIPAYNIWEASYRLLQTVPYYPKGTVFVSVVDPGVGTERKSVVLQTKSGHYIVSPDNGTLTLVAESLGIEAVREIDEAVNRRKDSGKSYTFHGRDVYAYTAARLAAGTISFKQVGKQLSNQVVLISYQKALLENGRIKGNIPVLDVQYGNIWTNIGSELLGLLDIKYGDLIHIAVYHLDKKVYEGTMPYSATFGAVNQGKPLAYLNSLLELSFAINQGNFAAEHRIASGNEWTVEVTPVNKR comes from the coding sequence ATGAAGATCAAATTACTACCTCTGGTTTATTTACTATTTGCCCTCAGTTTCTGTCATACTGCCTCTGCACAAAATAAGATCGTCGTCTTTCAATCCGATTTTGGATTAAAAGACGGTGCCGTTTCGGCAATGAAGGGCGTGGCAATGGGTGTTTCTACAGATTTAAAATTATACGACCTCAGTCATGAGATCCCCGCATACAATATATGGGAAGCCAGTTACCGTTTGCTGCAAACCGTCCCTTATTACCCGAAAGGTACGGTTTTCGTTTCTGTAGTTGATCCAGGGGTGGGAACCGAACGAAAATCGGTAGTCCTGCAAACAAAAAGCGGACATTATATTGTCAGCCCGGATAATGGAACACTTACGCTGGTGGCTGAATCTTTGGGGATTGAAGCGGTAAGAGAAATCGATGAGGCGGTCAACAGACGTAAAGATTCCGGAAAATCCTATACCTTTCATGGCAGAGATGTATATGCCTACACCGCAGCGCGCCTGGCGGCCGGAACCATCAGTTTTAAACAGGTCGGAAAACAGTTGTCAAATCAGGTGGTTCTTATTTCTTATCAAAAAGCCTTATTGGAAAATGGCAGGATCAAAGGAAATATCCCTGTTTTAGATGTTCAATATGGAAACATATGGACAAATATCGGATCAGAATTGCTCGGTCTGCTGGACATTAAATATGGAGATTTGATTCATATTGCAGTTTATCACCTGGATAAAAAAGTTTATGAAGGAACGATGCCTTATAGTGCTACATTTGGCGCGGTAAATCAGGGAAAGCCTTTGGCTTATCTGAACAGCCTTCTGGAATTGTCGTTTGCAATTAATCAGGGCAATTTTGCTGCTGAGCATCGGATAGCAAGCGGTAATGAATGGACAGTAGAAGTAACCCCGGTCAACAAAAGATAA
- the cls gene encoding cardiolipin synthase: MKWILILEIVYVLFIIAVCLRIIYDTRSVSKTLAYLMLAVFLPVVGVIIYFSFGINYRVRKIYNKKIISDDIISQRVNARIILNSEKTIDQMNPELKKYRKLAQLLLNSNMSGLSGRNEVQLLLNGEQKFPEVLQALRNAKHHIHMEYYIFEDEKIGNEIKDILIEKAKQGVQVRFIYDDFGSRSIRKKLVPELKAAGVQAFPFYQIIFIALANRLNYRNHRKIIIVDGNIGFTGGINISDRYINDANDPKSLFWRDTHVKIMGPGVHYLQHLFISDWNFCSEETLEIQEAFFNTHEKLKGEVEVQIAASGPDSDHPTILLNLIQAIGMADQEILITSPYFIPGISLLDALFVAALSGIKVKLLVPFESDSIWVAAAARSYYQELLDVGVEIFQYQKGFIHAKTMVIDEQLSFIGTANMDERSFELNFEVNTVIYDSGIAKQLKNAFEEDLTFSVPIDPKSWAARSARVQFPEKIARLLSPLL; the protein is encoded by the coding sequence ATGAAATGGATCCTTATCCTTGAAATTGTTTATGTACTCTTCATTATCGCAGTTTGCCTGCGCATCATCTACGATACCCGATCTGTGAGCAAGACCCTGGCCTACCTGATGCTGGCTGTATTTCTGCCGGTAGTGGGCGTGATCATTTACTTTTCTTTTGGGATCAATTACCGGGTAAGGAAGATTTATAACAAAAAGATCATTTCTGACGACATCATTTCTCAAAGGGTCAATGCAAGGATTATCTTGAATTCAGAGAAAACAATTGACCAGATGAATCCGGAGCTTAAAAAGTACAGAAAGCTCGCCCAACTGCTATTGAATAGTAATATGAGTGGCCTGTCAGGAAGAAATGAAGTCCAGCTGCTGTTAAATGGCGAGCAAAAATTCCCGGAAGTATTACAGGCATTGCGGAACGCCAAACACCACATTCACATGGAGTATTACATTTTCGAGGATGAGAAGATCGGAAATGAGATCAAAGATATTCTCATTGAGAAAGCAAAACAAGGGGTACAGGTGCGTTTTATTTATGATGATTTTGGAAGTCGTTCGATCAGGAAAAAGTTGGTTCCGGAGCTCAAGGCAGCAGGTGTACAGGCCTTTCCTTTTTACCAGATCATTTTTATTGCACTGGCCAACCGCCTCAATTACCGAAACCACAGGAAAATCATCATTGTGGATGGGAACATTGGGTTTACGGGTGGCATTAACATCAGTGATCGCTATATCAACGATGCAAATGATCCTAAATCTTTGTTTTGGAGGGATACCCATGTAAAAATTATGGGCCCCGGTGTACATTACCTGCAGCATTTGTTTATTTCCGACTGGAATTTCTGTTCTGAAGAGACTTTAGAGATCCAGGAAGCATTTTTTAATACGCATGAAAAGCTCAAGGGAGAGGTAGAAGTACAAATTGCAGCGAGTGGACCGGACTCCGACCACCCCACCATTCTGCTAAACCTGATTCAGGCTATAGGAATGGCAGATCAGGAAATTCTAATTACCAGCCCATATTTCATTCCCGGAATCAGTCTCCTGGATGCCTTATTTGTAGCAGCTTTAAGCGGGATCAAAGTAAAACTTCTCGTTCCTTTTGAGTCTGATTCCATCTGGGTAGCTGCGGCCGCGCGCTCCTATTATCAGGAATTGCTGGATGTCGGTGTAGAGATTTTCCAATACCAGAAAGGTTTTATTCATGCAAAAACAATGGTCATTGATGAACAGCTATCCTTTATAGGAACTGCAAATATGGACGAACGCAGTTTTGAACTTAATTTTGAAGTGAATACTGTGATTTATGATAGCGGGATTGCCAAACAGCTAAAAAATGCTTTTGAAGAAGACCTGACTTTCTCGGTTCCGATTGATCCAAAAAGCTGGGCAGCAAGATCTGCAAGAGTGCAGTTCCCCGAAAAAATTGCCCGTTTGCTTTCTCCGTTATTATGA
- a CDS encoding DUF6122 family protein, with protein sequence MFHIFLHFLVPAIVAVIFYRKTLLKAWLIMMATMAVDLDHLLAVPIYDPNRCSIGFHPLHSYYAIGVYVILLFFPKTRLVGIGLVIHMILDYIDCFM encoded by the coding sequence ATGTTTCATATCTTTTTACATTTTTTGGTACCCGCGATTGTTGCTGTTATTTTTTATAGGAAAACCCTGCTGAAAGCATGGTTGATTATGATGGCTACGATGGCGGTAGACCTGGACCATTTATTGGCCGTACCGATCTATGACCCTAACCGATGCAGCATTGGTTTTCATCCTTTGCATTCTTATTATGCAATAGGAGTGTACGTGATTTTGTTATTCTTCCCTAAGACCAGGTTAGTTGGAATAGGACTGGTGATCCACATGATTCTGGATTACATCGATTGCTTTATGTAA
- a CDS encoding porin family protein encodes MKKISMVWLGVFLANVGMAQTVVRPAQAAAVEDLIENKKSIEPGKLSFGLKAGYSRFTIAGAGVNEFSTGGKPTSLSGGYYLGIELSTKISQHWGFKHELSLLQKGGVLKMEEEAYPDFDSKYRNVYLDIAPFNLTFQMEGLQFFLGPYAGVLLSSSIQRKNESGEIYTDKSIFGDAKQTGDYTQKLDAGLLTGLGYEFKNGINIQAKYTQGLAPLIEHTERNEGQWKIYNRGFSVTLGYTLFGKR; translated from the coding sequence ATGAAAAAGATAAGTATGGTGTGGTTGGGGGTATTCCTGGCCAATGTAGGAATGGCTCAGACAGTTGTAAGACCAGCGCAGGCAGCAGCTGTGGAAGACCTGATAGAAAATAAGAAATCAATAGAACCAGGAAAACTAAGCTTCGGCCTGAAAGCTGGATATTCCCGCTTTACGATTGCCGGGGCAGGAGTAAACGAGTTTTCAACCGGAGGGAAGCCTACTTCTTTAAGTGGCGGATATTACCTGGGGATAGAACTGAGTACAAAAATAAGCCAGCATTGGGGCTTTAAACATGAGCTTTCCCTCCTGCAAAAGGGGGGAGTGTTAAAGATGGAGGAAGAAGCCTACCCGGATTTCGATAGCAAATATCGAAATGTATACCTTGATATTGCCCCTTTTAACCTGACTTTTCAGATGGAAGGATTGCAGTTTTTTTTAGGTCCCTATGCCGGCGTATTATTATCGTCCTCCATTCAGCGAAAAAACGAATCAGGAGAGATTTATACGGATAAAAGCATTTTTGGTGATGCAAAACAGACCGGCGATTACACACAGAAACTGGATGCAGGACTGCTAACCGGACTGGGGTACGAGTTTAAAAATGGCATTAACATACAGGCCAAATATACTCAGGGCCTTGCTCCTTTAATAGAGCATACCGAGAGAAATGAAGGTCAATGGAAGATTTATAACCGGGGCTTTTCAGTTACCCTTGGTTATACACTTTTCGGAAAAAGGTAA
- a CDS encoding TolC family protein encodes MNLLNEYKNGFLMLLLTIFGSTVHAQVDTGFYQLKLSFPAYLKMVGQNNLGYAAEKFKVSIAEADALSARVFPDPELSFGAGDHGQRRMKMGYEISSGLSYTLEMGGKRKARINLAKREAELAQLLLDDYFRNLRTDAAVAYLNAVKEKALLRLKMSSYGMMKKLSSSDSIRLKLGAISGVDARQSRLEAASQLNEVFQQEADWKAALANLNMWSGSKQQDTFYEPDVDLKKLERIFNLQELILNAQNRRTDLLVALKGTEVSKWMLNLAKASRTLDLGLSLGVASNSVVANAVAPTPSSTNVTIGFSIPLKFSNQNPGALRAARFGVLQSEALYRQTELQIQTEVTQAYYNYQASRKQVAQFSGGMLQDAQKVLDGKVYNYKRGETSLLEVLNAQRTFNEVQQSYLEIWNAYGNALLELEKVAGIWDIEF; translated from the coding sequence ATGAACTTACTTAATGAATATAAAAATGGGTTTTTAATGCTGCTGTTAACAATTTTTGGCAGCACTGTTCATGCTCAGGTGGACACTGGTTTTTATCAATTAAAACTCTCTTTTCCGGCTTATTTGAAAATGGTAGGGCAAAATAATCTGGGGTATGCTGCTGAGAAGTTTAAAGTGAGTATTGCGGAGGCAGATGCATTGAGTGCAAGAGTTTTTCCTGATCCTGAGTTGAGCTTTGGAGCAGGAGATCATGGACAACGCCGTATGAAAATGGGATACGAAATCAGTTCGGGGCTGAGCTATACGCTGGAAATGGGCGGTAAACGAAAGGCCAGAATTAACCTTGCCAAGAGGGAAGCGGAACTGGCTCAGCTTTTACTCGACGACTATTTCCGAAACCTGAGGACTGATGCGGCTGTGGCTTACCTGAATGCAGTAAAGGAAAAGGCATTGCTGCGGCTAAAAATGAGTTCTTATGGCATGATGAAAAAGCTGAGCAGTTCGGATAGCATTCGCTTAAAGCTGGGTGCCATATCAGGAGTTGACGCCAGACAATCCAGATTGGAGGCCGCATCACAGCTGAACGAAGTTTTTCAACAGGAGGCAGATTGGAAAGCAGCTCTGGCGAACCTGAACATGTGGAGCGGGTCAAAACAACAGGACACCTTTTACGAGCCCGATGTTGATCTGAAAAAGCTCGAAAGGATTTTCAACTTGCAAGAGCTGATCCTGAATGCTCAGAATCGACGTACGGACCTGTTGGTTGCATTAAAAGGTACTGAGGTGTCTAAATGGATGCTTAATCTGGCTAAAGCCAGCAGAACGCTTGATTTGGGCTTGTCTCTTGGTGTCGCTTCAAATTCAGTGGTGGCCAATGCCGTGGCACCTACGCCTTCCTCAACGAATGTCACGATAGGGTTCAGCATTCCTTTGAAGTTTTCCAACCAGAATCCCGGAGCATTGAGGGCTGCCAGGTTTGGCGTTTTGCAGAGCGAAGCCTTATACCGGCAAACGGAACTGCAGATTCAAACTGAGGTGACACAGGCCTATTACAATTACCAGGCCAGCCGAAAGCAGGTCGCACAGTTTTCAGGAGGGATGCTACAGGATGCGCAGAAAGTACTGGATGGCAAGGTATACAACTATAAGCGGGGGGAAACTTCTCTTCTGGAAGTGCTCAATGCCCAGCGAACATTTAATGAGGTTCAGCAGAGTTATCTGGAGATATGGAATGCCTATGGAAATGCTTTGTTGGAACTGGAAAAGGTTGCAGGGATCTGGGATATCGAGTTTTAA
- a CDS encoding CusA/CzcA family heavy metal efflux RND transporter: MKNIVLTAIQKRWLMLALFLLLGVFGYYSWTKLALEAYPDIADVTSQVVTQVPGLAAEEVEQQITIPVERALNGMPGMHVMRSKSTFGLSIITIVFNDGTDDYFARTRIQERLTEVQLPYGAAPGLDPLTSPTGEIYRYVIESKGHDLRELTDLQNWLIIPKIKQVSGVADVTNFGGITTQYQIELDPAKLEQYRLNIDDVEETIAKNNANVGGSILNRGEQGYVVRGIGLLRNLEDIGRIVVSSQKGVPILLRDLGELKYGKLERKGVLGYTDRSRDYSESIQGIVLLLKGENPSDVLAGINKSVDELNHGLLPEGVKIHTFLDRTDLVDTTLKTVSHTLIEGMALVIIVLIVFLGSWRGALLVAITIPISLLIAFILMKLTNIPANLLSLGAIDFGIIVDGAIVMMETILKKREEHPEEMLEEQSIADRAFSVAKPIFFATLIIITAYLPLFAFERVEKKLFTPMAFTVGYALFGALAVALLLIPGLAYLTYRKPKKLYHNKWLEKLSLAYHRRTSKIMARPGKVFLPLALVLVSGVVLSVTVGKDFLPTLDEGSIWLQVQLPPGITVEKSREMSDTLRHRTMKHKEVTYMMIQAGRNDDGTDPFTAAHFECSVGILPYSEWPMGKTKTDLIAELSKEYESMPGYTVGFAQPMIDGVMDKISGAHSELVVKVYGDDFKESRRIAEDIRRTLKTVKGAVDIAIDQEPPLPQLQIRADREKIAQYGLNVADVGNLIEVAIGGKAISQVFMGNKVYELTCRYKEDSRDSPEKIGNLMLTNNEGAKIPLSQVADIRLSTGESTITRETNRRHLTVKLNMRGTDLSSLLKESKVKIEKNIAYDHQKYSIQWGGQFENQNRAYSRLLMIVPLALAIMFLLLYVAFGKFNQAALILTIVPLALFGGMLALNLRGMTLNVSSAVGFIALFGVAIQNGVIMISHINSLRKRGMALKNAVIEGAKHRFRPVLMTATVAVLGLLPASLATGIGSDVQRPLATVIVYGLLFSTAITLYALPALYYLLERKAEADASSVKIQLLTTNSNTDELT, encoded by the coding sequence ATGAAAAATATTGTACTTACCGCCATACAAAAACGCTGGCTGATGCTGGCCCTATTCCTCCTCCTGGGAGTCTTTGGTTATTATTCATGGACAAAGCTTGCCCTGGAAGCCTATCCTGATATTGCCGATGTGACTTCCCAGGTCGTGACCCAGGTTCCCGGCCTGGCCGCGGAAGAAGTGGAACAACAAATTACCATCCCCGTGGAAAGAGCTTTGAACGGAATGCCTGGGATGCACGTGATGCGAAGCAAAAGTACTTTTGGACTGTCTATCATCACCATTGTGTTTAACGACGGCACAGACGATTATTTTGCGCGTACGCGTATTCAGGAACGGCTTACCGAAGTACAGCTTCCCTACGGTGCTGCGCCTGGCCTGGACCCGCTGACCTCACCAACAGGCGAAATCTACCGGTATGTGATTGAAAGTAAGGGGCATGATCTCCGGGAGTTGACTGATCTTCAAAACTGGCTGATCATCCCAAAGATCAAACAGGTGTCGGGCGTTGCTGATGTGACCAATTTTGGGGGCATTACGACCCAATATCAGATTGAACTTGATCCTGCAAAGTTGGAACAATACCGGCTGAACATTGATGACGTCGAAGAAACGATTGCTAAAAACAATGCAAATGTGGGGGGTAGCATCCTGAACAGGGGCGAGCAGGGCTATGTGGTTCGTGGAATCGGCCTGCTGAGAAACCTGGAAGACATTGGCCGCATCGTGGTCAGCTCACAAAAGGGAGTTCCTATTCTGCTGAGAGACCTTGGGGAATTAAAATATGGAAAACTGGAACGCAAAGGTGTCCTTGGCTATACCGATCGCAGTCGTGATTATAGTGAAAGCATCCAGGGGATCGTATTGCTTTTGAAAGGAGAAAACCCCTCAGATGTCCTTGCCGGAATCAATAAATCTGTAGATGAACTCAACCATGGTTTGCTTCCTGAAGGCGTAAAGATCCATACTTTTCTGGACCGTACAGATCTGGTCGATACCACGCTGAAGACGGTATCCCATACGCTGATCGAAGGAATGGCGTTGGTGATCATTGTTCTGATCGTTTTCCTGGGCAGCTGGAGAGGTGCATTACTGGTAGCGATTACCATTCCCATTTCATTGCTCATTGCTTTTATCCTGATGAAACTGACGAATATTCCAGCAAATTTGCTTTCTCTGGGGGCGATAGATTTTGGGATCATCGTGGATGGGGCCATCGTGATGATGGAAACGATTCTCAAGAAAAGAGAGGAACATCCGGAGGAGATGCTGGAGGAGCAGTCCATTGCCGATCGCGCTTTTAGCGTCGCAAAACCGATCTTCTTTGCCACCCTGATCATCATCACTGCGTACCTGCCTTTATTTGCTTTTGAGCGGGTAGAAAAGAAGCTGTTTACACCGATGGCATTTACGGTTGGCTATGCTTTGTTTGGCGCACTGGCCGTTGCATTGTTGTTAATTCCCGGCCTCGCATACCTGACTTACCGTAAGCCTAAAAAGTTATATCATAACAAATGGCTGGAGAAATTGAGCCTCGCTTATCACCGCAGAACCAGCAAAATCATGGCGCGGCCGGGCAAGGTTTTTCTCCCTTTGGCATTGGTGCTCGTATCTGGTGTTGTTTTAAGTGTTACTGTAGGAAAGGATTTCTTACCGACTCTTGACGAGGGTTCTATATGGTTGCAGGTTCAGCTTCCTCCGGGGATCACAGTGGAGAAATCCAGGGAGATGAGTGATACGCTTCGTCATCGGACGATGAAACATAAAGAGGTGACCTACATGATGATTCAGGCCGGAAGAAACGACGATGGAACTGACCCATTTACCGCTGCTCACTTTGAATGTTCCGTTGGGATTTTGCCTTATAGCGAGTGGCCCATGGGAAAAACTAAGACAGACCTGATCGCTGAATTGTCTAAAGAATATGAAAGCATGCCCGGCTATACTGTGGGTTTTGCACAGCCGATGATTGATGGGGTGATGGATAAGATTTCGGGGGCACATAGTGAACTGGTCGTAAAGGTTTATGGCGATGACTTTAAGGAAAGCAGGAGAATTGCAGAGGACATCCGGCGAACGCTGAAAACCGTCAAAGGAGCGGTAGACATTGCGATCGATCAGGAACCGCCATTGCCTCAATTGCAGATTCGGGCAGATAGGGAGAAGATCGCTCAGTATGGATTAAATGTAGCCGATGTCGGAAACCTGATCGAGGTGGCAATAGGTGGAAAAGCAATTTCGCAGGTATTCATGGGCAATAAGGTTTATGAACTGACCTGCCGCTATAAAGAAGACAGCCGGGATAGCCCTGAAAAAATCGGGAATCTGATGCTAACAAACAATGAAGGTGCTAAAATTCCTTTGTCACAGGTCGCAGACATCAGGCTGAGTACCGGAGAAAGTACGATCACCAGAGAGACGAACCGTAGGCATCTTACGGTAAAGCTTAACATGAGGGGGACGGATCTATCTTCCTTACTTAAAGAATCTAAGGTGAAAATTGAAAAGAACATTGCGTATGATCATCAGAAATACAGCATCCAGTGGGGCGGGCAGTTTGAAAATCAGAATCGTGCCTATTCCAGGTTGCTGATGATCGTTCCCCTCGCCCTGGCGATCATGTTTTTACTGCTCTATGTCGCCTTCGGGAAGTTTAATCAGGCCGCACTAATTCTGACCATCGTTCCCCTCGCCTTGTTTGGAGGAATGCTGGCTTTAAACCTGAGGGGGATGACGCTCAATGTTTCTTCTGCTGTTGGCTTCATTGCGCTTTTTGGTGTGGCCATACAGAACGGGGTTATCATGATTTCGCATATCAATAGCCTTCGAAAGCGGGGGATGGCGTTGAAAAACGCGGTAATTGAAGGTGCAAAACATCGTTTCCGGCCGGTATTGATGACAGCCACCGTCGCGGTTCTGGGCTTGTTGCCTGCTTCATTGGCTACAGGGATCGGTTCAGATGTGCAACGGCCCCTGGCAACCGTCATCGTTTATGGTTTACTTTTCTCTACGGCCATCACTTTGTATGCCCTTCCAGCGCTTTATTACCTGTTGGAGCGTAAGGCTGAAGCGGATGCTTCATCTGTTAAAATCCAATTATTAACTACTAATTCCAACACCGATGAACTTACTTAA
- a CDS encoding efflux RND transporter periplasmic adaptor subunit, with translation MKQILLTSSFVLLLASCAQKKEKEQAANYQLAGDTILLSANSNLQHKLKLDTVAEIAYRMTLSSAGTVKAIPNFFADIAAPFSGRVVKVFLKLGMKIDPGTPLFEMVSAEFIETQKNYFAAKSELKKALLNLKRQQDLKKNEVGSVKDLEEAEASYELILKEYENVKAILRIYQTDPDKLVLGQPLIIRSPIRGEVIQNDLVTGHYLKSDEAPHAKIAELNKVWIAGQVKEKDIRFIHQGDETTIAVAAYPGRKIRGRVYRVEDLIDEETRSVKVLIECENKDYALKPGMYVTVNFKDSPQNTAAVPVKSVFQMNENSFVFLQTAPGKFVRRKVETAAVDQGKMMITSGLKPGETIVTEGGFYLLEAK, from the coding sequence ATGAAACAGATTTTACTGACCAGCAGTTTCGTGCTGCTCCTGGCTTCCTGTGCCCAAAAAAAAGAGAAAGAACAAGCTGCAAATTATCAGCTCGCTGGTGATACTATACTCCTCTCAGCCAATTCAAACCTGCAGCATAAACTAAAACTGGATACGGTTGCAGAAATCGCCTACCGCATGACACTCAGTAGTGCAGGAACGGTAAAGGCCATTCCAAACTTCTTCGCAGACATCGCAGCGCCATTCTCCGGAAGGGTGGTCAAAGTGTTTCTGAAACTGGGAATGAAGATCGATCCCGGAACTCCGCTTTTTGAAATGGTATCCGCCGAATTTATAGAAACTCAGAAGAATTATTTCGCCGCAAAGTCTGAATTAAAGAAGGCGTTATTGAATTTAAAGCGTCAGCAGGATCTCAAAAAAAATGAGGTGGGTTCAGTTAAAGACTTAGAAGAGGCAGAAGCTTCTTATGAGTTGATTTTAAAGGAATATGAAAATGTAAAAGCTATCCTCCGGATCTACCAGACTGACCCGGATAAATTGGTTCTCGGACAACCATTGATCATCCGTTCTCCCATCAGAGGTGAGGTCATTCAGAATGACCTGGTGACCGGCCATTACCTGAAAAGCGACGAGGCTCCTCATGCAAAAATTGCTGAACTGAACAAAGTCTGGATCGCTGGCCAGGTGAAAGAAAAGGACATCCGGTTTATACATCAGGGCGACGAAACGACGATAGCAGTGGCGGCCTATCCGGGACGAAAGATCAGAGGCAGGGTCTATCGCGTAGAAGATTTGATCGACGAAGAGACAAGAAGCGTGAAGGTCCTGATCGAATGTGAAAATAAGGATTATGCCCTTAAACCGGGGATGTACGTGACGGTTAATTTCAAGGATAGTCCTCAAAATACCGCTGCGGTGCCTGTTAAGTCTGTTTTCCAGATGAACGAAAACAGTTTTGTGTTTCTGCAGACTGCTCCGGGGAAATTTGTGCGCCGGAAAGTCGAAACAGCCGCTGTTGATCAGGGGAAAATGATGATTACATCCGGGCTTAAACCGGGGGAAACGATCGTCACTGAAGGTGGTTTTTACCTGCTGGAAGCGAAATAA